A window of Thermococcus sp. LS1 genomic DNA:
ACCTGAAGCAGGCAGCGATGCAACAAGTCAAAGAACAACAGCAGAAGATAAAGGTGATTATTATTTACTGAACGGAACAAAGAACTGGATTACCAATGGTTCCAGTGCATCCGTTTATTTGGTAATGGCTCAAACAGATGCCAGTAAAGGCCCGAAAGGCATTAATACTTTAATTGTTGAAAAACATTGGCCCGGTGTAACTGTTGCAGCCAAAGAAAATAAACTCGGTATTCGTGGTAGTGATACGCATACTATAATGTTT
This region includes:
- a CDS encoding acyl-CoA dehydrogenase family protein; its protein translation is MSVNNSLVCYGLQEFGTEEQKQKYLTPIAQGKKDGELYLGAFLLSEPEAGSDATSQRTTAEDKGDYYLLNGTKNWITNGSSASVYLVMAQTDASKGPKGINTLIVEKHWPGVTVAAKENKLGIRGSDTHTIMF